The following proteins are encoded in a genomic region of Pseudodesulfovibrio mercurii:
- a CDS encoding sodium-dependent transporter translates to MAQREQWGSRVGFVLAAVGSAIGLGNIWRFPYMAYENGGGAFLIPYIFALLTAGIPFMILEFGMGQKYRGSAPKVFRALGEKWEWIGWMQVVVALIISIYYVAVIGWTINYTGFALNLSWGADPKAFFFGDYLGLSDAPLHLGSIRWPILAACTLAWGITWLAITSGVRKGIERACKILIPLLFILVIALIARVVNLPGAITGLNYLFHPDFSKLADFSVWADAYGQIFFSLSIGFSIMLAYSSYLPEDSDISNNAAMTVFINCGFSLLAGIMIFSVLGNMAHATGQEVSDVAGAGVGLAFITIPAAINTMPAPVFVGTLFFLCLTMAGVSSHISIVEAVSSSFIDKFGMDRKRTATLVCGFGYLMTVAFTTGGGLLILDIVDHFINNLCILGLALVEIVLMSYIVGLDDLNAHVNAVSDFKVGTAWRLCLKLVTVAVLGYTFVMNIVTDLGTPYGGYAQSDLALLGWSLLPVAFVLALALSRREAAYGFARQH, encoded by the coding sequence ATGGCTCAACGTGAACAATGGGGCTCCCGCGTCGGCTTCGTGCTGGCCGCGGTCGGGTCCGCCATCGGTCTGGGGAACATCTGGCGCTTCCCCTACATGGCCTACGAGAACGGCGGCGGCGCCTTTCTCATCCCGTACATCTTCGCCCTGCTGACCGCAGGCATCCCCTTCATGATCCTGGAATTCGGCATGGGCCAGAAATACCGGGGCTCCGCGCCCAAGGTCTTCCGCGCCCTGGGCGAAAAATGGGAGTGGATCGGCTGGATGCAAGTCGTCGTGGCCCTGATCATCTCCATCTACTACGTGGCCGTCATCGGCTGGACCATCAACTACACCGGGTTCGCCCTGAACCTGTCCTGGGGGGCCGATCCCAAGGCATTCTTCTTCGGCGACTACCTGGGCCTGAGCGACGCGCCCCTGCACCTGGGCTCCATCCGCTGGCCCATCCTGGCCGCCTGCACCCTGGCCTGGGGCATCACCTGGCTGGCCATCACCTCGGGCGTGCGCAAGGGCATCGAACGGGCCTGCAAGATACTCATCCCCCTGCTCTTCATCCTGGTCATCGCGCTCATCGCCCGGGTGGTCAACCTGCCCGGCGCCATCACCGGCCTGAACTACCTGTTCCACCCCGACTTCTCCAAACTGGCCGACTTCTCGGTCTGGGCCGACGCCTACGGCCAGATCTTCTTCTCCCTGTCCATCGGCTTCTCCATCATGCTGGCCTACTCCAGCTACCTGCCCGAGGACTCGGACATCAGCAACAACGCGGCCATGACCGTGTTCATCAACTGCGGCTTCTCCCTGCTCGCGGGCATCATGATCTTCTCCGTGCTCGGCAACATGGCCCATGCCACAGGGCAGGAAGTGTCCGACGTGGCCGGAGCGGGCGTGGGCCTGGCCTTCATCACCATCCCCGCGGCCATCAACACCATGCCCGCGCCCGTGTTCGTGGGCACCCTGTTCTTCCTCTGCCTGACCATGGCCGGGGTCAGTTCGCACATCTCCATCGTCGAGGCCGTCAGCTCGTCGTTCATCGACAAGTTCGGCATGGACCGCAAACGGACCGCCACCCTGGTCTGCGGCTTCGGCTACCTCATGACCGTCGCCTTCACCACCGGCGGCGGACTGCTCATCCTCGACATCGTGGACCACTTCATCAACAACCTGTGCATCCTGGGCCTGGCCCTCGTGGAAATCGTCCTCATGAGCTATATCGTCGGCCTGGACGATCTCAACGCACACGTCAACGCGGTCTCCGACTTCAAGGTCGGCACCGCCTGGCGGCTCTGCCTCAAGCTCGTCACCGTGGCCGTGCTCGGCTATACCTTCGTCATGAACATCGTCACCGACCTGGGCACCCCCTACGGCGGCTACGCGCAATCCGACCTCGCCCTGCTCGGCTGGTCCCTGCTGCCCGTGGCCTTCGTCCTCGCCCTGGCCCTGAGCCGACGGGAAGCCGCCTACGGCTTCGCCCGCCAACACTAA
- a CDS encoding MetS family NSS transporter small subunit, protein MSVPAIIMMLVGLGVTWGGAAYCIRLAIRRNRQ, encoded by the coding sequence ATGTCCGTACCCGCTATCATCATGATGCTCGTCGGCCTCGGCGTCACCTGGGGCGGCGCAGCCTACTGCATCCGCCTGGCCATCAGACGGAACCGACAGTAA
- a CDS encoding YeeE/YedE thiosulfate transporter family protein, translating into MTLAFGLFTGVLFGVLLQRARVLRFDKQLGALLFKDMTIVKFMFSAIVVAAILIHLFLDLGMLSLEVKPTSLGAQLVGGTLFGVGWAMLGYCPGTAWGAFGEGRFDGLWGILGGWFGAALYAEAYPAMKTSVLAWGDYGKLTWGSLLGVNHWIPVIVLAVGAVLLFRFFEKKGL; encoded by the coding sequence ATGACGCTCGCATTCGGCCTCTTCACCGGCGTCCTTTTCGGCGTGCTCCTGCAACGCGCCCGCGTCCTGCGCTTCGACAAACAGCTCGGCGCGCTCCTCTTCAAGGACATGACCATCGTCAAGTTCATGTTCTCGGCCATCGTGGTCGCGGCCATCCTCATCCATCTCTTTCTCGACCTCGGCATGCTCTCCCTGGAAGTCAAACCCACTTCTCTTGGTGCGCAGCTCGTGGGCGGCACGCTATTCGGTGTCGGCTGGGCCATGCTCGGCTATTGTCCAGGTACCGCATGGGGTGCGTTCGGCGAAGGACGCTTCGACGGCCTCTGGGGCATCCTCGGCGGCTGGTTCGGCGCCGCCCTGTACGCCGAAGCCTACCCGGCCATGAAGACCTCGGTTCTCGCCTGGGGCGACTACGGCAAGCTCACCTGGGGCTCCCTGCTCGGCGTCAACCACTGGATTCCCGTCATCGTCCTGGCCGTCGGAGCCGTCCTGCTCTTCCGGTTCTTCGAGAAAAAGGGACTGTAG
- a CDS encoding YeeE/YedE thiosulfate transporter family protein, translating to MKTIDKGMNPYLAGALTGVLLALSVLLVGKYFGASTSYVRSVGLVEMTLAPQHVQATDYFMKYFGKNNGIDWQWLFVLGIFFGSYLSANFSGSYAWNSLPDRWQARYGARPGLRFVLAFVGGTVALFGARMAGGCPSGHGLSGMAQLTISGTLAMIAFFAGGAVAARLLYGGK from the coding sequence ATGAAAACTATCGATAAAGGCATGAATCCGTATCTGGCCGGGGCGCTGACCGGTGTGCTCCTGGCCCTGTCCGTGCTCCTGGTGGGCAAGTACTTCGGCGCGTCCACCTCCTATGTCCGCTCCGTGGGTCTGGTCGAAATGACCCTGGCCCCGCAGCACGTCCAGGCCACGGACTATTTCATGAAGTATTTCGGCAAGAACAACGGTATCGACTGGCAGTGGCTGTTCGTCCTCGGCATCTTTTTCGGCTCCTACCTGTCCGCCAACTTCTCGGGCTCCTACGCCTGGAACTCCCTGCCCGACAGATGGCAGGCCCGCTACGGCGCGCGGCCCGGACTGCGCTTCGTTCTCGCCTTCGTCGGCGGCACCGTCGCCCTGTTCGGCGCACGCATGGCCGGAGGCTGCCCCAGCGGGCACGGCCTGTCCGGCATGGCCCAGCTGACCATCAGCGGCACCCTGGCCATGATCGCCTTCTTCGCGGGCGGGGCCGTTGCCGCCCGGCTGCTCTACGGAGGGAAATAG
- the trhA gene encoding PAQR family membrane homeostasis protein TrhA → MTLSLRDPVSGLTHCIAAALAVLGTVLLIVRATGPALPWHIVTFSIFGGGMILLFTASTLYHWLPVNDRWVRVLRRVDHSMIFFYIAATYTPICLIPLRGPWGWSIFGVIWGLAIGGIVMKVFWITAPRWLSTGIYLAMGWLVLVGVYPLVQAMSPASLIWLVAGGLVYSLGAVIYALKWPNPFPRHFGFHEIFHIFVIGGSFCHYVVMYWYV, encoded by the coding sequence ATGACCTTATCCCTTCGCGACCCGGTCAGCGGGTTGACGCATTGCATCGCCGCGGCGCTGGCCGTGCTCGGCACGGTCCTGCTCATCGTTCGCGCCACCGGCCCGGCCCTGCCGTGGCACATCGTCACCTTCTCCATCTTCGGCGGGGGCATGATCCTGCTCTTCACCGCCTCCACCCTGTACCACTGGCTGCCGGTGAACGACCGCTGGGTCCGCGTCCTGCGCCGCGTGGACCACTCCATGATCTTCTTCTACATCGCGGCCACGTACACGCCCATCTGCCTCATCCCCCTGCGCGGTCCGTGGGGCTGGTCCATCTTCGGGGTCATCTGGGGGCTGGCCATCGGCGGCATCGTCATGAAGGTCTTCTGGATCACGGCCCCGCGCTGGCTGTCCACGGGCATCTACCTGGCCATGGGCTGGCTCGTCCTGGTGGGCGTCTACCCCCTGGTCCAGGCCATGTCCCCGGCCTCCCTCATCTGGCTGGTGGCCGGCGGTCTGGTCTACTCCCTGGGTGCCGTCATCTACGCCCTCAAGTGGCCCAACCCCTTCCCCAGGCACTTCGGTTTCCACGAGATATTCCACATCTTCGTCATCGGCGGCTCGTTCTGCCACTACGTAGTCATGTACTGGTACGTGTAG